CTCGCCCCAGTACAGAAGCTCCTCAACGAGGTAGGCAAGTATCTCGGATTCCTCGGTAACATGCTCCTTCATTTGTTCATTATGCTCGCGCTCGCATTCTACCTCTTGCGCGATGGACCCCGAGCCTCTCGATGGCTCCTCGAACGATTCGGCGACGAACGGGGCCTTCTCGAAGAGTATCTGCGTGCAGTCGACACCGATTTTGCGAGCGTCTTCTTCGGAAATATCCTGAACGCCGTCATGACAGGACTCATTGGTGCAATCTCGTATTCTGCACTGAATCGGATGGCGTCTGGTGGAACGATCCCATATCCGGAACTACTGGGACTGTTGACGGGCGTCGCCAGTCTCATTCCAGTCGTCGGCATGAAGCTCGTCTACGTCCCAGTCACGCTCTACCTCCTCGCTCAACAGTTCACACAGTCGGGATCGCTTGTGTTCGTCGGGCTGTTCTTCGTCATCTCGTTTTTCATCGTGGACACACTCCCTGACTTCGTTCTTCGGCCGTACGTCTCGGGACGAAATCTCCACGTCGGGACGGTCATGTTCGCATACATATTTGGTCCGCTGCTGTTCGGCTGGTACGGACTCTTTCTCGGACCGATACTCCTCGTGTTTGCGTATCACTTCGCGCGATTGGTGCTCCCCGAACTACTCCGTGATGAGCCGACGACACAAACGGATCCCACACTCGTGTTTCCGTCTTCGAATGCCCTCTCGCCAGCCATGATGGACGCAGACGGCAGACACACATCAGACAACCCAGCAGAACAGAAACGAGAGCAAAGCGAAAGTGAAAATGGATCCAAAACGACACAGATCGATGAAGAGGATGGCTCTCTGGATGGATCAGTCAATGAGAGCTAATCGATAGCTGCGATCGAGTGATTCGATCGCGCTCGGCTCGACGCCTAACAGATTCGTTGTTATTCTCGGATTTGGAATTTAGAATCCTTTGTCCATCAGTTCGCGGGCGATGATGTTCTTCTGGATTTCGGTCGTTCCTTCGTAGATCTGTGTGATCTTGGCGTCACGGTAGAGACGTTCGACATCGAAGTCGTTGACGTAGCCCGATCCGCCGTGGATCTGGACGGCTTCGTTTGCACAGTCGACAGCGACGCGGGAGGCAAACTCCTTTGCCATCGAAGCAAGCGTCGTCAGCTGTTCGTCCGAGTGTTCGACGCTCCACGCGGACTTGTACGTGAGCTGTCTGGCTGCTTCGGTTCGAGTGTGCATGTCGGCGATCTTATGCTGGATGGACTGGAAGTCGCCGATCGGACGGCCGAACTGCTCGCGTTCTTGTGCGTATTCCAGTGACCGTTCTGCAGCACCTTTCGCGATTCCCACGCCCTGTGCAGCTACCATCGTCCGTGTGATGTCGAAGAACTGCATGAGCTGGAGGAAGCCCATCCCACGCGTACCGACGAGGTTCTCTTCGGGGACACGCACGTCATCGAAGATGAGTTCGGCCGTATCGCTTGCTCGGATTCCGAGTTTCCCCGTGATCTTCTCGCTCGTAAATCCGTCGCGGTCGGACTCGACGACGATCTGAGAGAATCCGTTGTATCGACCTTCGGCGTCGGGGTCGGTCTCACACATGACAACGAAGAAATCACCCACAGAGCCGTTGGTGATCCACATCTTGTTGCCGTTGATGACCCACTCGTCGCCGTCTTTTTCGGCATTGGTTGACACCGAGGACACGTCGGAGCCAGTGTCGGGTTCGGAGATTGCCGCACCCATGATCGCCTCGCCGCTCGCAATCGGGGCGAGGAACTTCTCTTTTTGCTCTTCTGTTCCGTATTCGATGATAGCGTCGCTCCCGAACGTGGTTGCTGTGATCGAGAGAGCAATACCGGGATCGACGGCGAACAGCTCCTCGATGATGATGGCCGTATCGAGCGCGCTGTACTCAGCGCCGCCGTACTCCATCGGAATGTTCGCTCCGGTCAAGCCCATCTCCGTTGCGGTCTCTAGGACTTCGAATGGGAACTTCTCCTCAACGTCGTACTCTTGGGCGACAGGTGCAATCTCATTCTCCGCAAAACGACGGACCTCATCTCTGATTTGTGTCTGCTCGTCGGATAATTCGAAATCCATGCTCATTTTCATCGGTGTTAAACCATAACGATTTTGCGCAAGCGATAAACCCGTAAACGGTTGTTATAGGCCCAATGGGAAACGTTGAACACCTCTCCGAGAGACTCACTAATTGTCATGGATGTAGATGATATCGATAGTATCGCGGTGCTCGGTGCCGGGAACATGGGTCACGGGATCGCCGAGGTGGCCGCACTCTCCGGCTACGAGGTCACGCTCCGCGATATCAACGAGGAGTTCGTTCAGAACGGCTACGATCAGATTGAGTGGAGTCTCGGAAAGCTCGCGGAGAACGATCGAATCAGCGAGGAGGACGCAGACAACGCGCTCGAACAGATCACGCCACTCGTCGACATGGAGGCTGCCGTTAGTGACGCCGATTTCATCATCGAAGCAGTCCCCGAGCAGATGGAGATCAAAAAGGACGTGTACAGCGAGGTACAAGAACACGCCCCAGAGCACACGATTCTCGCATCGAACACGTCGTCGCTTTCGATCACCGATCTCTCGGAAGTGACCGAACGGCCCGAGCAGTTCTGTGGGATGCATTTCTTCAACCCACCAGTGCGCATGCAGCTCGTTGAGGTCATCTCAGGCGAACACACCGCAGAAGAGACGCTTTCTGTGACCGAACAGCTCGCAGATTCGTTCGATAAGTCTCCTGTTCGCGTGCGAAAGGATACGCCTGGTTTCATCGTGAACCGGATTCTCGTTCCGCTGATGAACGAGGCGTGCTGGATCGTCTCCGAGGACGATGCGACCAAAGAAGAAGTCGACAGCACAGTCAAGTTCGACCTCGGTCTCCCGATGGGTGCATTCGAACTCGGCGATCAGGTCGGTAACGATGTCACCTATCACGTCCTCGAATACATGAACGACGTACTCGGCGAGGCGTACGCTCCTGCACCGTTGCTTGAGGAAGTTGTTGAGGAAGAACGCTACGGGAAAAAGAGCGGTGAAGGCTTCTACGACTACAAGAACGGCGATGGGGCACAGATCCCCACCGATGTTGGCAGCAGCGAGATCAAGCACCGTCTGCTCGCCGTGATGGCAAACGAAGTCGGCAATCTCGTCGGCAACGAGGTTGCACCGGTCGAGGACATCGACGAGGCCGTGATGCTCGGGGCCGGGTTCCCAGAAGGGCCAGGGAAACTCGCCGACGAAACGGGACTCGAAACGCTCGTCGAGACACTCGATGAACGGCTCGAACAGAACGGCGCATCGCGGTATGAGGCTTCGGACTACCTCCGCGATCGAGCCCAAGAAGGAGGATTTTACGACGAGGAAGCTGACGACGACACAGTCGAATACGAGATGATCCGCGTCGAGTACCCGGGCGAGATGGTTGGGCAGATCGTCATCGATCGTCCACACCGGATGAACACCATCAACATCGAACTGCTCGACGAATTGGGAGCAGCCATCGATGCGTTCGAATCCGACGACGACGTCCGCGCGATCCTCATTACGGGCGAGGGCGAGAAGGCGTTCTCTGCTGGAGCGGACGTGCAATCGATGGCCACGAGCGCAGAGCCGCTTCAGGCAATCGAACTCTCGCGGACGGGACAACAGACCTACGGTAAACTCGAATCGTGTTCGATGCCAGTCGTCGCTGGTATCGATGGCTACTGTCTCGGTGGCGGGATGGAACTCTCGATGTGCGCTGACATGCGTATCGCCTCTGAGCGTTCTGAACTCGGCCAACCCGAACTCAACCTTGGTCTGCTACCGGGATGGGGTGGCACGCAACGGCTCCAGCACATCGTTGGTGAGGGTCGAGCGAAGGAGATCATCCTGACCGCAGACCGCTACGACGCGGAGACGATGGCCGACTACGGATTCCTGAATGACGTCGTCTCGAACGACGAACTGGCGTCCGAGGCGTTCGAACTCGCTGCCGATCTCGCTGCCGGACCACCGATTGCGACACAGTTCGTCAAGAAAGCGATGCTACGCGGCTGGGAGGACACGGATGCCGGTCTCGAAATCGAAGCACAGGCGTTCGGTCACCTCATCGGTACCGACGACCTCATGGAAGGAATTACGGCCTTCATGGGCGATGGCGACCCTGAATTCGAAGGGAAGTAGAAACGAGTCACAGATCGGAACGGGGGAGATCTGAGTACCACCGGCTAAACGATATTCAACAACTATCGATCGAGTGACCTCGTTCGAGTACTCTCTGTTCGAGAACGATCAGTGTACTCGCTGAAACAAGCGAATACAGAGCGTCCCGCCGTCTTCTATCCGATCTGATTTTTTATGATTCGAATTCGTCTTCGAAGACGAATCGACCATTTCGCTGTACCACGTCTCCATCGACTTCGATGACCGACTCTTCGCTCATATCAACGATCATATCGACGTGTGCTGCGCTCTCGTTGCGCTCGCGGTTCGGACCGACAGTGTCGCCGTAGGCGTTTCCGACGGCCATGTGGACGGTGTCGCCCATCTTCTCATCGAAGAGCATATTGTACGTGAACCGATCGATGTCGCGGTTCATCCCGATGCCCAACTCCCCGAGCCGTCGTGCACCCTCGTCGGTTTCGAGCACCGACGTCAGCACGTTTTCGTTCGTCTCGGCGCTGTGTTCGACGACCACGCCGTCCTCGAAGACGAGATGTGCGTTCTCGACTTCGCGGCCTTGATGGTAGAGAGGCATATCGAACAGCACTTCGCCCTCAACGGAGTCGGGGACGGGTGCGGTGAACACCTCACCGCCCGGGAGATTGTACTCTGCGTAGTCGTTCTGGGTGTGCATTCCATCGATGGACATGGTGATGTCGGTCGTGTCACCGCTCTTGATGCGTATCTCACTCGCCGGGTCGAGAATATCGACCATTCGCTGTTGGTGCTCGCGTTGGGCGTCCCAATCCTTATCGATCGCATCCCAAACGAAATCCTCGTACGCTTCGGTGCTCATCCCTGCGAGCTGAGCGAAGCTCGCGCACGGGAACTGGGTGAGACACCACCGTTTCGAGAGTGCAATATCGCTGATAGGCTTTTTCGCGCGCTCGTTCGCGGCCATCGTCTCGGGCGTGACATCACTCGTTTCAGTGACGTTTTGACCACCACGCACTCGGATGAGCACGTCCACATTCTCGTACAGTGCTGCTAGGTGCTCTGGCGTCTCGATCCCATCTGCACCGGCCGCTCGGAGATACGCCCGATCAGCACGGTCGCTGTCGGCTAAGTACACAGGAACACCACCGATGTCACCGACTACTTCGTGGAGAGCAACAGCGAGATCTTCTGCGACAGATGGTGTACTGATAACGACGTTCTCGCCAGGTTGGAGATCGACGGAATGATTCACGATGGTCGCCGCGTGCTGACGGATTCGTGGATCCATGGTTAGTGACTGATTTTGCCGGAAAAACAGCTTTCGAAGTCGAGTTGGTGTCTGGTTATTCGGCGACGTTCCTTGTCATCAGTGTCATGCTCGCTTCGGTCACGGCGATTTCGTTGCCTGCTGATTCGGCTGTTCTGATCGAGGTGTATTTATTTTCGCATCATGATTGTTCACTCCATGATCGACCTTCGAAGTGACACCGTCACACGACCGAACGACGCGATGCGTGAGAGCGCGCGTGACGCTGAGGTTGGTGATGATGTGTATCACGAGGATCCGACAGTCAACGAACTCGAACGTCGTGTAGCCGATCGGCTGGGGTTCGAAGACGCGCTGTTCGTTCCTTCTGGGACAATGGGAAACCAAGTTGCGGCGCGGACACACACGGACCGCGGACAGGAGATTCTCCTCGAACGCGATAGCCACATCTACCGGTGGGAATGTGCTGGACTCGCCCAACACGCATCACTCCAAACGCGACCGATCGACGGCGGTAAGCGCGGCGTCATCACCTCTGGAGCTGTCCGCGAAGGGCACGTCCGCGCCAACGACCACCGTCCCGGTACGGGCCTCCTCGCGCTCGAAAACACACACAATGCGAAAGGCGGGACGGCCATCTCGCCCAAGACCATCGACGCAGCTGCAAAAACCGCTCACGATCTTGGAGTTCCGGTCCATCTCGATGGTGCACGCCTCGCTAACGCTGCTGTCGCTCACGACGTTGCGCTCTCTCGGATGACACGAGAAGTCGACTCCGTTATGATGTGTCTCTCGAAAGGACTCGGTGCTCCTATTGGTTCGATGCTTGCAGGATCGTCGGCGTTCATCGATCGCGCTAGACGGGGACGGAAGCTCCTCGGTGGGGGGATGCGACAGGCGGGCATCATTGCTGCGCCCGGTATGCTCGCGCTCGAAAACGTCGAACGCCTCGAAACAGATCACGAGAACGCCCGTCTGCTTGCTCAGTCACTCGATGCGCTCCAAGGACTCACCGCCCACGAACCGGAGACAAATATCGTTCTCGTCGAGACCCACTCCAAAGCGAGTGACTTTCTCACTCGGTGTGCCGATGCTGGCGTTGGCGGTGTCGAATTCGACGATCATCTCGTACGATTCACCACTCACTGGGATATTGATCGAGCAGACATCGAAACGGCTATTGAGCGGATCACTAAGGTCATCGAAAAGAGCTAGCGGTTTCTCCCTTGGGCCCCTTCTTGGAAAGCAAGCATTGTTCGTCGGAACAGTAAGTACAGCCCGAAGATGAACAACGCGCCAGCAATAAGGAAAACGGCGAGTACGGGATCGTTAATACCGAGCACCATGCCTCTATTCCATGCCCATACAACAAAACAATTTCGTCGTTCGTTACTGCTCTTGAGAGGCTTGTTAGTAGGCAAAGGAAACCATTCACAGAGCGGTTAGAATTGGGCTGGACTCTGAGTTAGTGTTCGCCGGGAGTCGTGATTGCGTGCATTCCGGAAGGGTTCCGTTCGTCGGCTATCTGTACAAGAGCGATCAGACACGACGGGTTCGAGAGGCTCTCCCCAACGACCCCGAATTTATGCTCAGTGCCAACAGGAGCGATGATCGTATCACCTGATCTCGCGTGAAATACCTCATCACCAACCGTTCACTCCATCTCCCCAGTGTGCATGAAGATGATGGATGATTCATCGTGTGTATGGCGTGTGCTGGCCTTATTTGGAGTGTGTTCGCGCGTCCATTTCACTTCGAAATGTGTTCGTTCTCGTTTTCATTGCGATGGGCGGATCGAACGGTAGTGGATCAAACTCGACCATTATGAACATCGATGTGCTACTGAAGAGCGCGTCTGGGTTTGCGACGAACTGTGGTAATCCTTCTGGAGGGCTGTAAAGACCTCATCGATGGAATGACAGGCGACAAGCAGTGTCATCCAGTGTGGAGAGATCAGCCTCCTGCTGCAGCGATCAGCCGACCGATGTGCCGTTCTCACTCTGTCGAGGAACGGGGTGTCGCGGAGCGATTACACTGTGAATGTATCGATGAGCGTTCCGTCCGGTTCGATGAGCCGTCCTCGAAACGGATCGAGTTCGAGTTCTGCGTACGCGGGACGATACCATCGCGGATCGGCGTGACTTCCCGGATTGAGAACAGGGAGATCACCGATATAGCGAAAGGAAGGTCTGTGAGAGTGTCCGACAACGAGGAGGTCCGCGTTTTCCTGCTGTCCGAACAGCGCGAGTCCAGTGTCCGTATGTTCGTGACCGTGTACTAGAGCGATACGAGTTCCTTCGTACTCGACGGTCTGTGCCACTGGAAGCCGCTCACGAAGCGTGGATGAATCGTTGTTACCGGTAACGCCAGCAAATCGTGTGCTTTCGGCTTCGAAGGCATCGAGAACGGATTCTGTGACGAAATCACCTGCGTGAAGCACGAGGGTGGCCTCGCGGATAGCGCTGAGCGCGTGATCAGTCAGTCGATGGGAGTCACGGCCATGGGTGTCAGAAACGACAGTGATCATGGAATGATGGTTATCAACCGCATACGAGAGTACGAGCGGTAGGCATTTCGTTTATCCTCTGGTTTGGTAGAGTAATGGCAAGTAGTAAATCAGTCGTCATTGCAGCGTTATTCGCAAACGCAGCGATTACGGTTTTAAAATTCGCTGGGTTCCTCCTGACAGGAAGCCCAGCGATGCTCTCAGAAACATATCATTCGGTCTCTGATACGGGTAATCAGGTGTTTCTTCTCATTGGTATTCGCTACAGCGGCCGAGAAGCAGACGATAAGCATCCCTTCGGCTACGGAAAGGCACAGTTCTTCTACTCGTTCCTCGTCGCAGTCCTGTTGTTCGGCATCGCTGGCTGGGAGAGCGTGACGCACGGATACCACTCAATCATGCACCCACATCCAGTCACGACCTCCACGGAAACGCTGTTTGGCTACCAATTTCCCTCTCACTGGGTCAACTACACGGTGCTCATCGGGGCAATCGCCTTCGAGACTTACGCACTCTGGAAAGCGTATCTGGGCATTTCCCGGCAGATGAAAGAACACAACTGGGAGAGCCTTTCAGAAGCATTCCGGAAAACCAGCGATGTGACGACGCTGACGGCGCTCACCGAAGATTTCGTCGCTGTCGCTGGTGCCGGGATTGCCCTCTTCGGAATCTACCTCTCACGAATCACAGGCAATCCCTTCTACGATGCTGCTGCGTCAGTCTTCATCGGACTCTTGTTGATGGGCTTTGCACTCGCACTCGCGTGGGAGAACAAGCGCCTCCTGCTCGGAGAGAGTCTTCCGTCCGGAGACGAACGACAGCTGAGAGCGATCGTCACTCAGTGGGACACTGTTCGACATATTGACGACTTCCGAACGGTCTTTTTCGGACCCGAACAACTCCTCGTAACTGCCGACATCAGTTTCGAAGATACGATGGACACAGAGTCGATCGACGAACAGATAACGGCTATCGAGAACGCGCTCATAGAACACAATCCACAAATCGAGAAGGTCTACATCGAACCAGAGATGTAAACGATGACGACAGAGTCCATATAGAACAGTTATCATTCATTTTCGCACCATTTAATACTATGAACAGATGTGAGTACGTACATTCATCATTTACAGAAGAAATGGACCACCACCTCTTATAAAAGCCGTCAACAGACAGGTAAACAATTATTACGTATGATTAAGATGAGCCTTAACAAACACATTATCGAACCACGAAAGCCCTGTGACGGAGGGAACATCCTCCAAACCGGGGAGGTTCGATATCAGTGAGTACGGGCACAAGCGCATCACCATGCATACCGTCACACAATCGCCGATCCAATAAACAGAAAGCAAATCATGAAAAGGGAGCCAAGAGGTGCTGCTCACAGGTATCTGAGCGCAGCACTCGTCGGTGGGATCGGAGTAGTGACTGGTTCGGTTCACACCTATCACTTCATTACCGATGGTCCTAATTCGCTCCTCGCAACCATCAGTGGTATTGTTCTCCCGTTGTGTCTTTCGCTGGCGATGGCTGGTTCTGGATGGTGGCTCGTGCGGAGCAATATAACGGACAAACAAGTCACCAGAATCGTCAGCTGGAGCACCATGGGGGCAGTGGTGTTCATTATCTCGGGTTTGTTGATAATTCAATATCAGCAGGCACAAGGCGTCATGATGAGCGACCGCGTGTTCATACTCATAGACAGCGCGACGGGAGGAATGGCTATTGGCTTCGCCTTCGGATTGTACGCAACTCGGATCAAGCGCCGAACATTGCAGTTAGATCGGTATCAACGCCGGTTAGAACAAGAACGCGACCGATTCGTAGCACTACTCGATAATCTCCCAGATCCAGTCATCCAGTACGAGCATGTGGACGGTACACCGACAATTCGCGCCGTTAATCCAGCATTCGATCGGGTATTCGATGCTGATGGTGCGACTGTCGACGGAATTCAGATCAGTGAAGTCGTCGTTCCCCCTAATCAGGAGCGCGCAGCCATCGATCTCGATACTGATCTCCACTCCGACAAGACGCTACAACACGAAATTCGACTGAAGACATCAGCAGGTATCCGCGATTTTCAACTGATTGTCATCCCGCCAGCAGTCGCTACGACAGACGGAACTGGACACATCATCGCAACAGATGTTACCGAGAATAAACAGCACGTGAGACGATTAGAGGTTCTAAACCGTGTCCTGCGACACGATCTGCGCAACCATGCTGGGGTCATTATTGGCAACGCTGACCTGCTGATCGACAAATTATCGGAAACAACCCGAGCAGAAACAATACGGGATACAGCCAATAAGCTCGTCGAGTTAGGCGATACAGTCCAGCAGATAGAGCACGCACTCGATCGCAACAACGAGACGACAGAGACAGTCTCTCTGCCTGAAGTACTCGATGAATGTGTCAGGCGCGCTCGCAATGAGTACCCAGAAGCCGATATTAGGACCGAGATACCCTCGAATGAGAACATGGCTGTGTGGGCAAATGATCAGATTGACTTAGTGTTCGATAATGTGATCGAGAACGCCATTGAGCACAACGATGCTACAACCCCAACTGTCACAATAACGATTACGAGCACGCACACCTTCACTACCGTCGAAATAGCAGACAATGGTCCGGGACTTCCTGATCGAGAACGACAGGTCCTACAGGAGGGGACAGAAACACAGCTAAAGCATTCGCTTGGCTTGGGACTGTGGCTCATTAGTTGGATCGTCGTTGACTCGGGCGGTGACGTAGCGTTTGAGGATAATGATCCACACGGCAGTATCGTTTCGATCGATCTCCCGAAAGCAGATAGCAAGACGGCAGAGACGGTCAATAAGCGATCTGCATCGTCAACGAGATTCGTGAGTGAGTAGTCACACAACCCGGTTCCAATTCAGTCGATACCGCACGAAGGAATGCTATCAAATATCTTATCCAAATTATGACAACCAGATAAATTGTATTTGTACACTACATTTCCCACGTAGAGATCCATAGCGATACCTCATTTGGACAGCGGTATGCGAGAAACTATAATAATGTTTTTAACCGTTTGTTGAATACGGGAATACGTAGTGCTTAGCGCTACCACTGCATCGCATAGCAAGCACGTAAGATAACAGATGAGGGTCAGTAACAGCCTCTCTGACACCTCTGCCGTTTCTACGATATCATGGTCCACGTGGCAGGCAGGCATGATCCTGTTTGCCCAAATCAGATCTTCAAAGCGCAGTTCGATAGACATCTTTGTAGATAATCTTCACCAACTAATGTTGTGAGTGAACATCGCACGTATTCGAAGACGTTTGTCTGAGATAATCATCAAGTCATATAATAATTGTATTGTAATCTTCCAATTATCTTTGAATAATACGTCTGACAGGGATTTATATGATAGCCTCAATGCAGCCTAGACGAGGCTGTTACAGCGGGAGTCAGCGCATCTTCCGCTCTTTCGGAGGCATTTTCCGGCAGCCTCTCCGCCATGAGAGTAACCCGTGATGGGACATCTCCCATCTACCCCATCCCATCGTATTCCTGTCCACAAATTGGATGGGGTGGGATAATAGTTGGTAATAAAGATAGTGTTAATTTGCAATTAGTTTTGTAGTTGCGGATAATATAGCAACACTTAATTGGTTGTTACTCACAGGGTAGTCCGCTATGGTCCGAGACAAGTCTCGTCGCCGATTTTTGCAATTGGCGGCTGCTGGTGCAACATCAGCCGGAGTTAGTCGTATCGCAACTACCCGAGGGCGGGCACTGCCTGCCGTCGGTGGTCCCTCGGTCATCGGCCAAACTGGCCGAATCGTCGCTGGTCAGAGCGATCCTGACCGCTGGGCCCGTGTCTCATTTGATATCCCGTTTGCACTCACCCCCGTCGTTATCATGAACCCCGTCACCGCAAACGAGACGGCCCCCGTCGATGTCCACATCCGGAAGGTTACCCGGAACGGCTTTGAGTTCCGCCTCGAAGAGTGGGATTACCAAGACGGCGAGCACGCCGCCGAAGAACTACACTTCCTTGCGATGGCACGCGGTGTCCACGAACTCGTCGGCGCACTCCTCAACGCCGAAGCCGGCTTCGTCGCCGCTAACACCACTGCACAGAGCGTCTCCTTCACGCAGTCGTTCTCCCAGCGCCCCACCGTCTTCGCACAAGCACAGACGCATAATGGCCGCCGCGGCGATGCCGCCGGCAAGGGCGATTCCATCACCACCCGCGTCGACGTCGCGGGCACCAACCAGTTCACCGTCAAACTCCAAGAACAGGAGCGATACCGACAGTTCCACCGCTCGGAAACGGTTGGCTACATCGCCCTCGAACCCGGTGAGGGCATCCTCGATCCGCCGCTTGGCAAGCTCGATTCGATCCTCGGCGGCTTCGAAGTCGACGCCACCACCCAGACCGTCACGCACGACGAGTACCCACTCGAGTTCGCAAACGACTACGACTCACCCATCTGCCTCGCCGACATGCAGACACTCGCCGGGCACAACACCGCCACCACCCGCGTGAGCGATATCGACGGAACTGGTGCAACCGTCGCTGTCGAGGAAGAACAGAGTGCTGACACCGAAGTCGAACACGTCCCCGAAGCCATCGGCTACGCCGTCTTCGAAGACGACGCCCTCCTCTACGTCTGAAGCGGACGAGCATGGTCCATGCAGTTTTTGGCTGATTCAGTTCTAAAGAGCGGCACGTCTGTTCATGTACGTACGATGACCACAATGTAGTGGATCGTAACACCGCATGACTACTACGAATACATCACAACACAGTCATGATAGACCGTGTTAAATCCGGGCATTTTTATGTGCTGACACATATGTACGTCGCATCCATGTCGCTTGAGACCATCAACGCCGGTGTATGGGCACTCGTCCCCGCGATTCTCGCGATTGGGTTAGCGTGGACCACCCGCGATGCCCTCATTGGTTTGTTTGTTGGCGTTATCGGTGCAGGCATCGTCTACGGAGCGTTTAGTCCGGCCACTGTCGGAGTTCCATCGGGCCTCACAGGGAGTATTACTGGGACCATCCTCGGTGGCGTGATGGGACTAACCGTCGTCCCGACCCTCATTGCAACTGCGCCGCTGTTCAACGACGCATGGTACGTCGAAAACGTACTACTTGCAATCTTCATGATTGGCGGAATGATTGGCCTGATGATTCGTGCTGGGGCAATCCAAGGTGTTCTCGAAGCACTGGCCGCACGTGTCGATTCACCAGCAGATGCCGAGCGGGCGTCGTTTTTCGCTGGTATGATCGTCCACATCGACGATTATTTCAACTGTCTTGTGGTCGGATCGATGATGCGACCACTCACAGATCGCTACAACGTTTCGCGGGCCAAGCTCGCGTACTACGTTGACAGTGCTGGCAGTCCGGCTGCGAGACTCGCGTTTTACTCGACGTGGGGAGTCGCACTCATCGGTTTCATCGGCGGAGGACTTGTCCGAGCACAGCAGAACGGTGAGTTGCCGGCAAGTATGAGCAACTACGTGCAAGGATCTGGCCAGCAGGCGAGCGCAGTCACCGCCGAAATCTGGCCGCTGTTTTTCAACAGTCTCTTTTTCGGGTTTTACTCATGGATCGCGCTTATCATCGCGGCG
The nucleotide sequence above comes from Halocatena marina. Encoded proteins:
- a CDS encoding low specificity L-threonine aldolase, whose amino-acid sequence is MIDLRSDTVTRPNDAMRESARDAEVGDDVYHEDPTVNELERRVADRLGFEDALFVPSGTMGNQVAARTHTDRGQEILLERDSHIYRWECAGLAQHASLQTRPIDGGKRGVITSGAVREGHVRANDHRPGTGLLALENTHNAKGGTAISPKTIDAAAKTAHDLGVPVHLDGARLANAAVAHDVALSRMTREVDSVMMCLSKGLGAPIGSMLAGSSAFIDRARRGRKLLGGGMRQAGIIAAPGMLALENVERLETDHENARLLAQSLDALQGLTAHEPETNIVLVETHSKASDFLTRCADAGVGGVEFDDHLVRFTTHWDIDRADIETAIERITKVIEKS
- a CDS encoding aminopeptidase gives rise to the protein MDPRIRQHAATIVNHSVDLQPGENVVISTPSVAEDLAVALHEVVGDIGGVPVYLADSDRADRAYLRAAGADGIETPEHLAALYENVDVLIRVRGGQNVTETSDVTPETMAANERAKKPISDIALSKRWCLTQFPCASFAQLAGMSTEAYEDFVWDAIDKDWDAQREHQQRMVDILDPASEIRIKSGDTTDITMSIDGMHTQNDYAEYNLPGGEVFTAPVPDSVEGEVLFDMPLYHQGREVENAHLVFEDGVVVEHSAETNENVLTSVLETDEGARRLGELGIGMNRDIDRFTYNMLFDEKMGDTVHMAVGNAYGDTVGPNRERNESAAHVDMIVDMSEESVIEVDGDVVQRNGRFVFEDEFES
- a CDS encoding acyl-CoA dehydrogenase family protein, with the translated sequence MDFELSDEQTQIRDEVRRFAENEIAPVAQEYDVEEKFPFEVLETATEMGLTGANIPMEYGGAEYSALDTAIIIEELFAVDPGIALSITATTFGSDAIIEYGTEEQKEKFLAPIASGEAIMGAAISEPDTGSDVSSVSTNAEKDGDEWVINGNKMWITNGSVGDFFVVMCETDPDAEGRYNGFSQIVVESDRDGFTSEKITGKLGIRASDTAELIFDDVRVPEENLVGTRGMGFLQLMQFFDITRTMVAAQGVGIAKGAAERSLEYAQEREQFGRPIGDFQSIQHKIADMHTRTEAARQLTYKSAWSVEHSDEQLTTLASMAKEFASRVAVDCANEAVQIHGGSGYVNDFDVERLYRDAKITQIYEGTTEIQKNIIARELMDKGF
- a CDS encoding AI-2E family transporter; its protein translation is MSRISWRRAGWAVIGATLGLALLFVLHSFIGTFVFGVFIYYATRPMYQRLERYIYPKSLAAAVSILALALPAILLFAYLAAIGLQQFGSVTQNINLGPFQEVIGPYIDVSTLVRNPQLISQRVDIQQLSNFDFSTLAPVQKLLNEVGKYLGFLGNMLLHLFIMLALAFYLLRDGPRASRWLLERFGDERGLLEEYLRAVDTDFASVFFGNILNAVMTGLIGAISYSALNRMASGGTIPYPELLGLLTGVASLIPVVGMKLVYVPVTLYLLAQQFTQSGSLVFVGLFFVISFFIVDTLPDFVLRPYVSGRNLHVGTVMFAYIFGPLLFGWYGLFLGPILLVFAYHFARLVLPELLRDEPTTQTDPTLVFPSSNALSPAMMDADGRHTSDNPAEQKREQSESENGSKTTQIDEEDGSLDGSVNES
- a CDS encoding 3-hydroxyacyl-CoA dehydrogenase/enoyl-CoA hydratase family protein, which translates into the protein MDVDDIDSIAVLGAGNMGHGIAEVAALSGYEVTLRDINEEFVQNGYDQIEWSLGKLAENDRISEEDADNALEQITPLVDMEAAVSDADFIIEAVPEQMEIKKDVYSEVQEHAPEHTILASNTSSLSITDLSEVTERPEQFCGMHFFNPPVRMQLVEVISGEHTAEETLSVTEQLADSFDKSPVRVRKDTPGFIVNRILVPLMNEACWIVSEDDATKEEVDSTVKFDLGLPMGAFELGDQVGNDVTYHVLEYMNDVLGEAYAPAPLLEEVVEEERYGKKSGEGFYDYKNGDGAQIPTDVGSSEIKHRLLAVMANEVGNLVGNEVAPVEDIDEAVMLGAGFPEGPGKLADETGLETLVETLDERLEQNGASRYEASDYLRDRAQEGGFYDEEADDDTVEYEMIRVEYPGEMVGQIVIDRPHRMNTINIELLDELGAAIDAFESDDDVRAILITGEGEKAFSAGADVQSMATSAEPLQAIELSRTGQQTYGKLESCSMPVVAGIDGYCLGGGMELSMCADMRIASERSELGQPELNLGLLPGWGGTQRLQHIVGEGRAKEIILTADRYDAETMADYGFLNDVVSNDELASEAFELAADLAAGPPIATQFVKKAMLRGWEDTDAGLEIEAQAFGHLIGTDDLMEGITAFMGDGDPEFEGK